From Cannabis sativa cultivar Pink pepper isolate KNU-18-1 chromosome 8, ASM2916894v1, whole genome shotgun sequence, a single genomic window includes:
- the LOC133030439 gene encoding uncharacterized protein LOC133030439 — MSLCSWNARGLGSPRAFCNLSLLVKQHQPLVLFVMETKLSAGRGMHLKHKLRFDSVLEVPRQGLGGGILLFWKDSVDVNVVTYSLNHVDCIINNFNGKDWHFSGYYGSPYADQKSVTWTLLNRLFDTAPLLPWLVMGDFNDYLSVSDRNTHHSPLSHAMHSFLNRYNHIPLHHVGPKFTWRHGLILERLDWCTSNQLWANLFPQATLFHLGFYGSDHRALKILLQDPHFSNFHSTRFHFENHWLKDPSFASMVNSSWANSQNLSLPPLQSFLDKQSNCMSDIRNWSKSQHPFKFQISRIQADLHNLLNDSQPTPQSTSQAATLQSRLDGLLLKEEVYWKQRSRVDWLRAGDKNTKFFHHRASTRKKNNLICQITLPDGSTSHDSTTIISQFLDFYTSLFTSQGVCDMAVNSLLQGISSRLTPQQVAFLDEPFTEIEVKQALFSLSGDKAPGPDGLNSFFYKSNLSTLGKDFTRAMLQILNHQGDISHINETIIVLIPKKKKIPNFINQSAFLQGRQITDNILIANELIHAIHSRRSGKIGWDAIKLDMEKVFDRVEWSFLNQLLSHVGFPASFNSLIMRCLSTVQFRLSINGSLTNTFHSTRGIRQGDPLSPYLFLLIAKGLSAAIRLQQTNTNFSGIQMCRGAQPLSHLLFADDSMLKYLGVPHCVSRVTNSIFHYLLQRVSSRLNSWNDKFFSRAGKETLIKAVVQAIPSFAMSCFRVPKSICQKIQSSIARFWWGSQGTKKVHWKNWDDISVSKFFGGLGFRILSFHNQALLAKQAWRVWNDRDSLLYSILKARYFKHSDFLNAPVDHNSSFTWRSLLWGRQLLKKGLVWKIGDGINVPLSAPNWIPTIHSPTLLHLLDQSQAFVSFFINQDSTWNVPKLKHFSAYQVESILKIPLDPTFSDSLIWGFHPSGIITVKSAYHLASSLASADVPSSSIPNPYQHWWKKLWSLSVPPKIKHFIWKAFHHILPCALNLFLKRILPHPNCSICGNNAESALHNIPKQDFPVFIAFVWHIWNTRNSILFNKSGIPNNVEEFVITYLQEYIAAQCNYQGDQLASEAVPISRTAQQQHPPLLQPDTPSLFVDAALDQNHGLTGTGFIFKLGFQTVLASHCRHLPGAVSPIFAEGQALLESLRWCLDSQLSPKVVFSDCLNLVSKVNSAWQDNSALSGLVSRIRLLFSNFPDASLQYLPRQFNMEAHGLAKEALRQREVS, encoded by the exons ATGAGTCTCTGCAGTTGGAATGCTCGAGGTTTAGGGAGCCCTCGAGCATTCTGTAATCTCTCCCTGCTTGTCAAACAGCATCAGCCCTTGGTGTTGTTTGTTATGGAGACTAAGTTGTCGGCTGGACGTGGAATGCACCTCAAACACAAGCTTCGTTTTGATAGTGTTTTAGAAGTGCCTAGGCAAGGTCTTGGGGGAGGGATTTTACTTTTTTGGAAAGACTCTGTTGATGTTAATGTTGTTACTTATTCCCTTAACCATGTTGAttgtattataaataattttaatggtAAAGACTGGCACTTTTCTGGTTATTATGGTTCTCCTTATGCTGATCAAAAATCTGTTACCTGGACTTTACTTAATCGTTTATTTGATACTGCTCCTCTTTTGCCTTGGTTAGTTATGGGTGATTTCAATGATTATCTCTCGGTTAGTGATAGGAACACGCATCACTCCCCTCTCTCTCATGCTATGCATTCTTTTCTGAATAGATACAATCATATTCCTCTTCATCATGTTGGGCCAAAATTCACCTGGCGGCATGGTTTGATCCTTGAACGTCTTGATTGGTGCACCTCAAATCAGCTTTGGGCAAATTTGTTTCCTCAAGCTACTCTTTTCCACTTAGGTTTCTATGGATCCGATCACCGTGCCCTTAAGATCTTGCTTCAGGACCCACATTTCAGTAATTTCCACTCCACTCGTTTTCACTTTGAAAATCATTGGCTCAAGGACCCTTCTTTTGCTTCCATGGTTAATTCCTCCTGGGCCAACTCTCAGAACCTCTCTTTACCCCCCTTGCAATCTTTCCTAGACAAGCAATCTAACTGTATGTCGGATATTAGGAATTGGAGTAAATCTCAACATCCTTTTAAGTTTCAAATATCCCGTATTCAGGCGGATCTTCACAATCTGTTGAATGATTCTCAACCAACCCCCCAATCTACTTCTCAAGCTGCTACTCTCCAATCTCGGTTGGATGGCCTTCTCCTTAAGGAGGAAGTTTATTGGAAGCAGCGTTCTCGAGTAGACTGGCTGCGTGCTGgggataaaaatacaaaattttttcATCACCGTGCTTCTACTCGAAAAAAGAACAATCTCATTTGCCAAATTACTCTCCCTGATGGATCCACCTCCCACGATTCTACTACTATAATCTCCCAATTTCTTGACTTCTATACTTCTCTTTTTACTTCTCAAGGTGTGTGTGATATGGCTGTAAACTCTCTTCTTCAAGGGATCTCTAGCAGGCTTACCCCTCAGCAGGTTGCTTTTCTTGATGAACCTTTCACTGAGATTGAGGTTAAACAAGCCTTGTTTAGCCTTTCGGGTGATAAGGCTCCTGGCCCTGATGGTCTCAACTcctttttctacaaaagtaattTGTCCACTCTGGGGAAAGATTTCACCAGAGCCATGCTCCAAATTCTTAACCATCAGGGGGATATCTCCCACATCAATGAAACTATAATTGTCCtcatcccaaaaaaaaaaaaaatcccaaactt TATCAATCAAAGTGCTTTCCTTCAGGGGCGCCAAATTACTGATAACATTCTTATCGCTAATGAGCTTATTCATGCTATTCATTCTAGACGTTCGGGGAAGATAGGTTGGGATGCTATTAAGCTTGACATGGAAAAGGTTTTTGATAGGGTTGAGTGGTCTTTCCTAAATCAATTGCTTTCTCATGTTGGTTTTCCTGCATCTTTTAACTCTCTTATAATGCGTTGTCTTTCTACTGTCCAGTTTAGGCTATCCATAAATGGCTCTCTCACAAACACCTTTCATTCTACCCGTGGTATTCGCCAAGGGGACCCTTTATCACCCTATCTCTTCCTCTTAATTGCTAAGGGTCTCTCTGCTGCTATTCGGCTGCAACAGACAAATACAAATTTCTCTGGAATTCAGATGTGCAGAGGCGCTCAGCCCTTGTCTCACCTTCTGTTTGCTGATGATAGCATGCT CAAATACCTCGGCGTTCCTCATTGTGTTAGCAGGGTCACCAATTCCATTTTCCATTACCTCCTCCAAAGGGTTTCCTCTAGATTAAATTCTTGGAATGACAAGTTCTTCTCTCGTGCTGGCaaggaaactttaattaaggCTGTGGTCCAAGCCATTCCTTCATTTGCTATGTCCTGTTTTAGAGTGCCTAAATCGATCTGTCAAAAAATTCAAAGTTCTATAGCCAGATTTTGGTGGGGTTCTCAGGGCACTAAAAAGGTCCATTGGAAAAATTGGGATGACATCTCTGTCTCTAAGTTTTTTGGGGGTTTGGGATTTCGTATTTTGTCTTTTCATAACCAAGCTCTTTTAGCAAAGCAAGCTTGGAGAGTTTGGAATGATAGGGACTCTCTTCTTTATTCTATTCTTAAAGCTCGATACTTTAAACATTCTGATTTTTTGAATGCTCCTGTTGATCATAATTCTTCTTTTACCTGGAGGAGTCTTCTTTGGGGACGTCAATTGCTTAAGAAGGGTCTGGTTTGGAAGATTGGTGATGGTATTAATGTCCCTTTATCAGCACCAAATTGGATCCCTACTATTCACAGTCCCACTCTCTTACATCTGCTTGACCAGTCCCAAGCTTTTGTTTCTTTCTTCATCAATCAGGACTCCACTTGGAATGTCCCTAAACTTAAACATTTCTCTGCTTATCAAGTGGAAAGTATCCTCAAAATTCCCCTGGATCCAACTTTCTCTGATTCTCTTATTTGGGGATTTCACCCCTCTGGCATTATCACTGTCAAATCTGCTTACCATCTTGCCTCTTCCCTTGCTTCTGCGGATGTTCCCTCCTCTTCCATCCCCAACCCTTATCAACATTGGTGGAAAAAGCTTTGGTCTCTCTCTGTCCCTCCCAAAATTAAACATTTCATTTGGAAAGCCTTTCACCATATTCTGCCTTGTGCCTTAAATTTATTTCTCAAAAGGATTCTTCCCCATCCCAACTGTTCTATTTGTGGCAACAATGCTGAGTCT GCACTGCATAACATTCCTAAACAGGACTTTCCAGTTTTCATTGCTTTTGTCTGGCATATTTGGAATACTCGAaactcaattttatttaataaatctgGTATTCCTAACAATGTGGAAGAGTTTGTTATTACTTATCTACAGGAATATATTGCTGCTCAGTGTAACTACCAGGGAGATCAGTTGGCTTCTGAGGCTGTCCCCATTTCTCGTACGGCTCAACAACAACACCCTCCTCTCCTGCAACCTGATACTCCTTCTCTTTTTGTTGATGCAGCCCTTGACCAAAATCATGGCTTAACAGGAACCGGTTTCATCTTCAAACTTGGTTTTCAGACTGTATTAGCTTCTCACTGCCGTCATTTGCCTGGTGCTGTTTCTCCCATTTTTGCTGAAGGCCAGGCGCTTCTGGAGAGTCTAAGGTGGTGTTTGGATTCTCAATTGTCTCCTAAGGTTGTCTTTTCGGATTGTTTGAATTTGGTTTCCAAAGTGAATAGTGCTTGGCAAGACAATTCTGCTCTTTCTGGACTTGTCTCTCGAATTCGATTGCTCTTCTCCAACTTCCCTGATGCTTCTTTGCAATATCTCCCTCGACAGTTTAATATGGAAGCCCATGGTCTTGCAAAAGAAGCCCTCAGGCAGAGAGAAGTTAGCTAG